The genomic region CTTAGACTTATCTGTTCAGCCAATTTAATTGATGACTCCCAAATGTAtgaagggtcatttctcaaaagcACAACCTGTACTGAAAGCTGTGTTTCTTTAACAttctacaaacatatcaaacttgtTCCCATAGGCACCACCTTTAAGACCGATGTGTTGCTACTCAATCAATTTTCCCATAGCTAAGCAATAGTCTGTGGTTACAAGGATACCCTCCAGGTATAATAGTGTTATGGCACCATTACATAAAAGTAACCGTTTCATTATTACTGTCTGCCTGTAACTTTAAAAGGAGAAATTAGTGTCAAGTTTGCCCTAAGTAGTTAGTTCTGACATGTATGAATTCTGtggtcatttagcctttgaagaagatcctgctaggatcgaaacgtcaggccaacttactttacacattctcttacacaggctctctagtggataagcagtttgctaacagttttattttattttaactttgtaGTTAAATAATTAGTTTCTATTCAAACAACTGCAAACCACATAAGTCAGTTTGGTATTTGAATATCCCCTTACCTACCCTTGgcctaataatatatattccaaCGTAAAGTtacagtaaaaaaatatatatttcctttattaTAACATGTCAATTCCAACCTTggcttgtttttttcttttatgttttgtaGGCAAACATCATCTCATGGAGGACTAGTAAGCAGACAGTACACTCCCATAAGTCCACCAGGAAACAGAAAGGAATTCACAATCTTGATCAAGGTTGGTTTTTATAAAGTTAACATGGATGGAGAGAAACGTGCAATCGTTAAGTGTACCTAAATAAAAGGGTACTTATGAGTTCTTCTTGGAACAGTGACAAAAGAAGGTCTCAGCAATAGCATTATCCAAGGATGATTCCCAAAACACCAAAAAAATGGTCGTAAAATCACAAACGATAATTTCGTGGAAAATTACGTGTAGTCTACTTCCGGGTGTAGATCCGGAAGGAGGAATTAGTGGGCGTGGCCCTtggagcgagggcgcagtgctaaaacgtttccaaatgtgtagttaggtagataggaaagtgcagttgtggagtgggagacaggtaagtatcgtcccTTGTAAATCCCCTAACCAGTCAGTTTTGGGGATCCTTTACTCAATTAAAATGATCTTAAGAAAGATTTTAACTGCTGTTTAATAGTTTTACGCTGTTGTGGACGAACACCATATTTGATTATCAGATAGGTTTAATTAACATGTAGGGTAATTAACTGAATAAAATGGTATTGTTCATCCTAGAGAAGTTATGAACTTCATCtggatatttgttttgaaattaattgaTTTTCTCAAAACCTAACAACTGGTTTTTTTTAGAGGTAGAATTATTGTAGGTGACACAGCTTCCTTTGTGACTTGATGCAGACTTTttgcacatatatatgttaGGAACTAGGACAGGAGTAAATGTTCTATTACTCTCAACAAGTCATCCACATTATCCCACATACCTTCATGACAAGGCTGATATTTAGCCAGTTTAGAATCGCTCGGAACTCCTTTCTCGATTACAGAGCAACACAAGGTCTGTCAGAAGTTAAGAAGACCTAAGAAGGTTGTTTTACTGTACAATGAAAGGATAGTTGTCTAAAATTTATATAATCATCTCTGACCACCACTATTTAAAGGAAGCCAGGGGGTAGGAGCCTGGGGTGgactgggggcacgtgccccccactttttccaaaaaacaaatgtgccctactggcaaataaaatgtgcccctttgatgaagaactgtcttttggatatatTAAGCCtttgcaaattttaatattttattttaattatttgattttagtctttacatatttttaaaatggcatcccatatctttttgtagcacggttaacaataaacaatctcaataaataaaaaattaatgttgcaacacaccataatagtattgatagcatactaacacatcatatatatttaagtgatatggccggtgtgtatcggtttatagcataacgagtggtagTTGTGGAATGGgaaagtgccccccccccacactttttggaagcttcctacccccctgaaGGCAGCCATGCCCAAGCCTGTCAGTATTTCTCAAGTCTATTCACAAAGCAGATACAAAGTGACTGCAAGCCTTTTCTATATAGAAATGATAACATAACCACCCTTTTCTTACTGCATGTATCttctttatatatttagttCTCTTTCATTAATCTTTGTATTCagtatttatttccagtattttgTTATTGTCAGTTGTATCAAGATGGACAGATGTCTAACATAATCAGAAACTGGCAGGTTGGATCTGTGACCGATTGGAGAGGCCCTCTTGGATCTTTCTCGTATCACACAAATCAGGTCAGTCTGTGACCTTTCATTACTACATGTTCTTAATTTGTCAGTACTTCTACCGGCGTCAAAAAGTGTTCTGTGCCTTTGACTGGGAGATATGGTTTCGTGGTTGCACAGACTTGTGACCGTATCAGTCTATAGCAGGAATAGAAAGTTGTTTTGGAAATAGTTGGTTTGATATCATGTTTTAGTGATTGTGGTAATTGCATACACAAGCAATGTAATTCTATTCTGTTTAGTTACTTGACAGCTAGTTTCTTAACAACTCTTCCACCAAGTAGTGTAAATCACAGACAATTTTCCATTCAAGGATTGTGCATACATAACAGATTTCCTCCTTAAACTATGGGATATATTCCAGGAAGAGAGAGTGCATGCTTAAAGGGGTAGTCCAGAgggaaaaaattattttgggctgatgaaaagaggaacatatttgaaatattcttgGTGAGAAGCAAAAAGAACGAAATGTAGGGATTTGCATGCAACTTCACCAGGGTGCTTAGAAATATGTTAATGTTTcctatataaaaataaataaataaaaaaataaaaaaattttaaataaaaaaaaattaaaataaaattaaaaaaatgtttcctatAGTCAAAAATACATATTCCTCTTGACAATCATCATAAAGTATTTCATTTTTGTCCATAGCTACATTAGCTATACCCTCCTGTATCTGTATATTTTGTCGTATTTGCATTATTTTCTTTGACGACATAGGGAGATTACAGTTTTGTTTGCCAGTATGTTGACTTGACATGATAGTGCCACATTTATGTagaaaatcaaattaatatttttttattaatatttttttattttatttatttattttatttttttatatatagtgcTGGCATCGTTAGAAAAATGATGATAACAGAAAGTGTCATGTTTTAGCTTAGTTTGAATATGTTTGGAATTATTGCATGCACATCTAGTCATTTTCATGACAGCCTTTGGAAGTACAGTCTGACATTCAGTATTCTCTGTTGTTTCCAGTACTCACACATCTACCTCTTGGCAGCAGGGACAGGTATCACACCCATCTACCAGATTATACGTCACATTGTACAAAATGAAGAGGAAGAGACAATCTTAAAACTGCTGTACGCCTCCAGGACCTACCGAGACATCCTCATGAGGAAAGAATTAAATGATCTTGCTCACTACTGGAACTTCAAAGTCCTGTATTTTGTTAGTGATGTGAGTCTTCACCAGTCGTCTTGTAATAACACTAGGCGCCACTAACACCACAGCTAGTTTGTCatgtaggatggtgacttcgaagttcggccacttaagacttaaaacaacccaaaactaaatcttctggtataaatcatttgaaaatatacttcatatggtgggagaattttgttatagtacgatacacggccaaactttctttcctgcaaactgttttcacgttgttttccaagaagattcttcgtgattgtggaactggtatttcttgctagagtattgcgaagttcggacacgaaacccacagtgtggcgctggtgataaaattggtggcgcagttgctttttcagtaattataacagacttcatagatcttcgtcattttattgacaaatatgtaagtaatttcttgcacacgggtcattttggagagaaaataactgtagcttcgtactttttggtgaaatttgactcttcctgtagattttcatggtgaaatcgtgtgtTTCTTAGGGGTGGCCgatcttcgcagtatgccgaacttcgcaatactgactatactaggtGCTTATCAAGTAGGAACATCATACAGTAGGTGCCGAGAACACCACAGCTAGTTTCTCATGTACTAGGTGCATAACAAGTAGGAACATCGTAGGTGCCGAGAACTCCAAAGCTAGTTTGTCATGTACTAGGTTCTTATCAAGTAGGAGCATCGTAGGTGCCGAGAACACCACAGCTAGTTTCTCATGTACTAGGCGCTTATCAAATAGGAGCATCGTAGGTGCTGAGAACACCACAGCTAGTTTCTCATGTACTAGGCGCTTATCAAATAGGAGCATCGTAGGTGCTGAGAACACCACAGCTAGTTTGTCATGTACTAGGCGCTTATGAAGTAGGACCATCGAAGGTGCCGAGAACACCACAGCTAGTTTCTCATGTACTAGGTGCATAACAAGTAGGAACATCGTAGGTGCCGAGAACTCCAAAGCTAGTTTGTCATGTACTAGGTTCTTATCAAGTAGGAGCATCGTAGGTGCCGAGAACACCAAAGCTAGTTTGTCATGTTCTAGGTTCTTATCAAGTAGGAGCATCGTAGGTGCCAGAACACCACAGCCAGTTTGTCATGTACTAGGTGCTTATCAATTAGGAGTATGGTAGGTGCCGAGAACACCACAGCTAGTTTGTCATGTAGTAGGAGCATAGTAGGTGTCGAGAACACCACAGCTAGTTTGTCATGTACTAGGTGATTATCAAGTAGAAGCATCGTAGGTGCCGAGAACACCACTAGTATGTCATGCTTCCTAAATGCTTCGTAAATTTGAGTTTCGGATTTTGAGTTATTCTCTTTTAGCTGGAACTAACTTCCATTGTAATGCTTCACTCTTGAAGGCTGTATATAGATGTGGAAATTGCACAAATGAAAGTCAAATTAGTTTGATGTCAATTTTTAATGTGTTACCATAGTCTGAAGTTGTTGGTATTTACTTTACCCTTGCCCTCAGACATCAAAGAGTGCTAACTTAGATCTAAGTATAGGAGAAAAATGACTTGAAGGCAGTGTTCAAAGTGATTGTTGAAGTTTCataatgagtgaccattattcaACTTTCTAGCACATATTGGGTTAGTACTGATGACCTTCATTTGCATGATCCTGctactaaaaaaaattgtacagaCAATGCTTTTGAAGATACATCTGTTTTTGACTGGATATTAATTTCCATGGACTTTGTTTATAGCCAGATGGCTGAATAGTTATTTTCTTCTACTTGATGTAGTTGCAGACTTCACTGTGTACTACCTCAGAACATGTGAGTCAAAATATTCTGCACACCTGTGAACATTTTGTATCAAAAAGGGGAAGGACTTTGTATTAAGGATCCATTACAAATGggaattttaattaatttgtctGTGTTGAAAATTCAACAATATGGAACAATTCCATCACACAGGTGGTAATGTTAATAGAGAGATGCAGCCATGAGGGTGCTTCTGTGCTAGACACACCCGGGGCTAATCCatcaaattattaattaattacatcaAGTGGAAATTGAGCAGATATTAACAAGATGATAGCTTTGACCCACACTGTTCATAGGACTGAACTTTGTTGTTTCTCATTCTGTCACAGCTAACTGATCAGATACTAGTGCCAACTTGtattcttaaaggcattgaagactcgccccaaaccgggtGCCGCGCTccgaaaaagttaactttccgttgcttgcaagtgaagtttactttgtgtcgctacaaaatgcagacagtactgaaacatgataccttgttatctttagctggacctgagatgtccatcgctgctatgtacactgtgttgtgggtatcgaccgtagctgtatgtattgactgtacactagtgtccaaTTATcaaaggtagcaagctgtgtgtgtattttctgggatcgatggtggtgtctaacacttctgttacaccactttgaaactaggtcaggttaccggcatgagacgtttctttgtgagcgagccttcacaccctttaattctTACCAGCGTTCACTTCCATTGCATTGTATtaagcttcaaattgttatgtTATGCATGTCGATCCATTGTGGGATCAAACATGCAGTTATTATTGTTTAAGtatgtattttttaaatttttctctcGTATCTCTTTGGTAGGATGCAGGGGTCCGAGGTAGCTATGGAGAACAAGTTCACGAGAGGCGAATCTGCCTGGAGGATGTACAGAGAGAGGTTGCTGCACTACTCAAGTCTTCTCTTGCAGTGGTCTGTGGAACTAGAGACTTTGAAGCTGACATGAAGTCTCATTTGATCAAGATTGGATTTGACAATGAAAGGATTCTCAGATTTTGAGATggaatttaaaattaaaataaaacctgaattttgttgttaatttgtaattattgcagaattttacattttgtagtAAGTTGGTATTGCATAACATGTATTCTAAAAAGGTTTGAAACTGGAATAAAACTGGAtgtatcattttttaatgtgGTTGTGAATACTTAAGTGCTAAGGGACAGCTTAAAAGACTTTTAAGTATTGCTGCCAAGTTGAAATggctaaaattgataaaactgtTCCAGAGTAATTTCTGTAGGTTAATAAGAAAGTCTCTGTGAAGGAGAATTCATTTTGTGAAGATGGCAGTGAAGTGCTAGCTAGCATTCACACATTGACTGACCATTTTTtgacattctagcatattttggagaACTACTAAGgacaatcaaaacaaaacactaaGACCTTTTACGATCTTTGACCGAGCACGAAAATTGTTTGCCGCACAAAAATTTTGTAGTTAAGTTTATAATTTTTCACATTCATACATAACACTTGCCTTTACTTTTGTATTCCTTTCaggtgttttatatatattgatactgTTTTCTACATTCCCGCCCTTCAAAGTAGCTTCATACCCTGTGTGTACCATAACAGGAGTCCGATCATGAGAAGGAATCATCTTCTTCTTTGAACTAATCAACTAAATAAGTAAATGTCATTCACTTGACATGTCTGGTATTGTATCACAATAACTGgcattatgtatgtatgtatgcatgtattttagatcctcctgcaagcaggaacttgcaaagaagccatcattggcttattaaagctgcaagctgaccgaagtcagtctcatagattcatatttaacatccatgattatgaattgtcaacaactctgtaactggacgacatacattaatcttggagtgattcaaacttgggaccttatgattgaaaggcaccggcgttaaccactgagctaacactccttaattATGAATCAGTTTGTGTATCATTTCATGTTAAATATGTATTATGTGAAAGCTgcaacaaattaaaatttttaaTTAGAACACCAATCAAACCCAATCAAATTCTCaagtggtcaaaggtcagagaGCTGACAGTTGTTTATAATTACCATGAATGACAgttattttatatatgtatttttggtTTTAATCCTTTTGATCAATTTTATCCTCACTTTGATTTAATGGCAGGGTATCTGATAACAGTTTAACAGTTGACTTAAAACAATCAAGAGCAAAAATAGAatttattgctgttatcttcgaccacatggttgcctaacatcacactaagtcaatgaggtaatctagcctaaccatgtttattagctgaaattgtgacgcagttataagatatccatggaaaaattttcgttattgctgttatcttcgaccacatggtagcctaacaccacactaagtctatgggaaaatcttgcctaaccatccgtttgcacaaaacaaaaatcacactttgcataggattcgggtaataaattggGAACCAGGTAGTGTCGcatcgggcgggtacccggataccccgTGCAAGCACAAAAAATACTATTTAATGTTTATGTTTGGAACAGTTAGCTTTTATcacattttgaaagtttttttttctttttttcccccagaTATTCAATGTATATTAGATAGTCATTCCAGTCTTGCAATGAAGTTCAATGGTGGACTTAACTCTCATTATATAGTGTACCATTGTATTTGTGTATTGTAATTCATCATATTGGTAATTAATAAACagtattttaacttttttttttgtagaagtCTTGGGTACAGTTGTATCCATCGTGATATATTTGTATCTTTGacctttatatatgtattttgtaattCATAGGATGATTAGTAATCACAAGGTCTTGGTGATTGGCAATAgatattgttaataatattaatgtttCATGCCTtttcattgatttattttaGCACAAcgtatacatattttatatatcaaatattagGCATGGAGGTATATACTTTATGATGGCAGCAGCCGATATTTAGTGTCATTTCTCATCCTAATATTTAAATGCATCCGAGCAGTCGGATATTTCAGGTTTCCTTCAACTTTAAACTTCATTTTCCGAAGTAGAGTTTGACTATTCAAGTTAAGGAACTGCATTGGGTATTTTGGCTTTAGGATTGATAACATCAAAGTAGTTTACAAATCAAAGCACAAGCCTAAAgatattttatcaatattttatacatatagGAAACTGTAAATTAGAGCAAAGATACCTTGACTAGAACAGGATCTTCCGTTGAAGCCAATAAAGTCTTTGCTCTGATCcagttatttttcattttgccATTCAATTTTTCCGTTGTTTAATTTActcatatatataatacatatttcagaatttgaatcAAAAGGCAATGTCACTTCCCACATACCAGCTAATTTACACGCTTGTTTTTCTTAGATATGTCTTAAATGGTAAATTTCTTTAGCTGCACAAATCTTCTCAAAATCTGCGTATTCCATCAGTGATGTAATTTTAAGTTTGCAGATTTCTCTCAAATCATCTCTTTTAATAGATGACATACATCAAAGTCAATGGGCGGTCATGTACAATTTCCccttttgttttatcattataGTACAACAAGAGAATTACAAATGAGTAATATCTTGGTTTGCTTTTGTTGTCAATTTCTCGTCGAGATCTTTTATAATGAGAAATACTTGTTATGAAACACTGCTAAAATCTTGCATTGTGTCAATTTCCCAACATCTTTTATTGATCATATGGACTGTTATTTGGTTTAAAAACGTcaaacttttatattttattggaaCCATCCGTTTGTTTTTATACCTTGCCATAGGTCGAACTGAAAGCATTTGCCATTTTGATCTTACTCCAATTCGTATTATTACCAATAGTGTCATGTAATTGGTCTAAATATTGAATTGTCTCATTTATAGCTAAATGTGAAACCATGGCCATGACTGGGGAGGAccacataacatatatatgatctatatatgtatgtacatgacATTGGAAATTCAATTTACTGCAACATCCATCTTGGAAGTTCAAATTGACAGTCAACACGCAAACCGGGTTACAACATGAAGAGCAAGCCGTTCCATAAAGAAGAATTTCTCACCTTTGCATGCATTGAATATTTCCCCAAATTACTGATGGGCAGTTCAGAGCTATAACTTAATTCTGAGAATGATGCAACATAATTTATAACCGATTTCCCATAAGCCGTTTTTGAGTTacaaattgtgtaaaccttgtaaacactatatctcaagaaggtaagctTGGATCAACCTCGTATTtcgtgtgaaggagtaccacattgagttcaagaagTTTGAGatggggtcactagaggtcaaattgtgaaaaccttgtatacacgataactcaagaagggaaggttggacgagtctcatatttagtatgtagttggtacacgttcagtacaagattttattgaggtcaaaagtcagttggagtcaccagacgccaaattgtggaaaccttgttttataagctaccatATCTCCCAgtctatcagataacatgtgcgttacgcctcatacgaataggaggctattggaaatgagcttatgggcatccgtagaatctaaaattcaaaagtgaaaaatcgaacatatttgcattggcttcaacgtGCCGCTCGGAAGCCTTACTTTGCGTGCAAAAATGTGTACTCTTTGTAGCAGttctattggacgttttccgtcgtatttatttcaggttggatgtagtttcgttgtgaccaggcagcgtttatgaaacttaacagttcgtctaattagattt from Apostichopus japonicus isolate 1M-3 chromosome 2, ASM3797524v1, whole genome shotgun sequence harbors:
- the LOC139976805 gene encoding NADH-cytochrome b5 reductase-like isoform X3; translation: MSIRMDDFDVCDACLVHKPLEPGATDCCGQGCQPCVLDIHQDELNLWKLNCWKTHGEGSKEEQIVCKSMKSMDYTSCVLDSIQAVSTDTFKYTFKLPEGCSLQISIGMHLILRQTSSHGGLVSRQYTPISPPGNRKEFTILIKLYQDGQMSNIIRNWQVGSVTDWRGPLGSFSYHTNQYSHIYLLAAGTGITPIYQIIRHIVQNEEEETILKLLYASRTYRDILMRKELNDLAHYWNFKVLYFVSDGSEVAMENKFTRGESAWRMYRERLLHYSSLLLQWSVELETLKLT
- the LOC139976805 gene encoding NADH-cytochrome b5 reductase-like isoform X2, coding for MSIRMDDFDVCDACLVHKPLEPGATDCCGQGCQPCVLDIHQDELNLWKLNCWKTHGEGSKEEQIVCKSMKSMDYTSCVLDSIQAVSTDTFKYTFKLPEGCSLQISIGMHLILRQTSSHGGLVSRQYTPISPPGNRKEFTILIKLYQDGQMSNIIRNWQVGSVTDWRGPLGSFSYHTNQYSHIYLLAAGTGITPIYQIIRHIVQNEEEETILKLLYASRTYRDILMRKELNDLAHYWNFKVLYFVSDDAGVRGSYGEQVHERRICLEDVQREVAALLKSSLAVVCGTRDFEADMKSHLIKIGFDNERILRF
- the LOC139976805 gene encoding NADH-cytochrome b5 reductase-like isoform X1, with protein sequence MSIRMDDFDVCDACLVHKPLEPGATDCCGQGCQPCVLDIHQDELNLWKLNCWKTHGEGSKEEQIVCKSMKSMDYTSCVLDSIQAVSTDTFKYTFKLPEGCSLQISIGMHLILRQTSSHGGLVSRQYTPISPPGNRKEFTILIKLYQDGQMSNIIRNWQVGSVTDWRGPLGSFSYHTNQYSHIYLLAAGTGITPIYQIIRHIVQNEEEETILKLLYASRTYRDILMRKELNDLAHYWNFKVLYFVSDVSLHQSSCNNTRRLSSRSIVGAENTTASFSCTRRLSNRSIVGAENTTASFSCTRRLSNRSIVGAENTTASLSCTRRL